The genomic window TCGTCCGTCCTGCTGCCCACCTAGCCCGGTAGAGAAACTGAGCGTGGCTTATTAAGGCGCGATGTGAAGTATCTTGCACATCGGCACTGGGCCGTACCCGATGTGCTGCTAATATCCTTTCGCAGATATCTGCCTGTTGAACCCTCCTTGCACCTAAGCTCTCTGCTAGCCGCCTTCTGTGAGAGTTTTGCGCAGCCTGAGGGGAAATCTCTGCCAGTCTAAGTCCTTTGGGTACGACCAAGTCGTTGTCATCAAGCGGTTTGCCTAATACATCTTCGGACTTTGCGGAGACCCATCGACCGTTACGTAACGGGACGATCTCGAGCTTCAATATGTCGCCCATGTGGTCTCCAAGAAGGTCACATAGCACTTTACTAATCTTCGCGTGCCACGAATCTGGCATTGACCGAAAGTTGTGTGTTTCGTTCGTAATAAACAAACTTATTTCCTTGATAAATTGCGTTTTAGACAGAATATTAACACCAAGCTTGCATTATCCGCTCTTGCAGATCTGCATGGTACTTGTTAAATAAATGGAGAAACGTAGAGTAGTCTTGTAAAATCAATGGCCTGTTATGGTCGTCAGTGTAAGGGTCGGAAACGCAGGTGAGCTTTTCTGGGGCCATGAGGTGCCCGGTATCTGACTCTAATACTGGTGTTCGAGACAATAGGGTAATAATATTTCCTGGAAGAGGCTCAAAAAGCTGTCTGTTGTTGGGAAGGGCAGATAATACGGCCAGGTATAGCGAAGATGTCTACTATTCAGGGCGTGAACCGCCCTGAGGAAAGCTTTAGGAAGCTTATACAAAAAGACTTGATTGCGGGCCGAAGATATATCGATATCTTCACGGTTGGCAATGAGATCAAAGTCGGCATGGCAAACGAACTGCACCCTTGTCAGTTGACCGGAGTGTCTGAGAAGAACAAAATCACTGCTTGACGGACCCTGTACCTATAGTCTCGGATAGGAAGAAAAGCGAATGTAAAGTACGTGATATTTAAGCTCAGGGATCGGGGCTACGGAAAGACCAAGACTATGTCTGACTATTCGTTGATCCCGTGTGAATCGGTCGATAGCAATCCAGATACACTATTCCTGTAAAGCACAAGAGGAGACTGCTCACTGTCTGGGAGTTTAAGGATCTGTAATTCGCCAGGTTTGCACGTGTTGTTCGGCCGTGTAAGATCGAAAGTAACTTCTTTGCCATGGAGACCATCGTAGACAATACGGATATGCACTCTTCTTGTCTCCGAAGAAAGAGTATGCTGCTCAAATCCAATCTCTCGAGTTCTTGAAGAATCTCACTGGCATCGCACTCGGGAgaaaggtggaggaggagcgatGTCCACCCAGCGATGCGCTCTTCCGGGAACGTTGACCACACCGGTATCATCATGCCGATACTTTCCCTAGAATCGAACTTGAAGGAGTAACAGCCAGATGCGATGTACACTGATTCGGCAACCTTGAAAACAGACTTGAAGCCAATTCCTTTCCGGCCGATGCGAGTGCTCAAGCTTCGTGTTTTTGAACTGCTGCCCATACTGCAGATGGCTTCTACGTCTTCCATTGTGAACCCAGTTTCATTGGAATCAAACCGAAGCACTCGATTTTTTACGTGATAGTTAGTGTGGGGTCATGGGCGACGTAATTGTTGTCATCAACATTCTGTATCAGCTCCCACAAGAAATGGGAGGGCCTTCGGTACATGTTTTTTGCAAGCCTGCGACAAGTTAGAACGTAGTTGTGAcgtggcggagaggatgcCTTGCAAGTTCGCGATTCCCTGTTGGTCTTTGGGATATCCGGTAGGATGGCCTACGCCTTTTAAGTCTTTTATTCTCATTATGTGACGCTCAGCGCCGGACGTCGAGACTGGCGTCTGGCCGGACACCTCTGCAACCGCAGAGTCATGCTGGGCAAGGCCGTCGCGACCCGTTGCCGGGCGAGCCAGTCGTTTCGCCAACCACATTCAGGCAGGTCGTTAGGTTTGGTGTAGTCCAGTTGAAAGAGCAATGAGTTGGTAGCGGTATCTGGCTACGAGTTTACGAGAAGTTCAGTGCTTTTTGGGTATCTTAGATAAAGTAAGTAGTATATATACAAGTTAAAAATGCTGAGGTTAGGCAACTGGTAATAGGTTGGGTACCGATATGACCTTGActttccttcttgtccaaTCGCATTTGAGCTGTCCGAAAACATTGCTTATGGCGGGATAAATTTGTCACTGGAATTAAGGTACGAAGTGGAAGTAACAGAGATTTTACCACTTCTATTTCCCGATGGCAAGACTGTCGTGGGGCCCTTGGGAAAGGCGTCAAAAAGATAATACCGATATTGTTTTTGGTGCTCACGGGCCTACAGGCCATGGTTGGAAGACAGTTTGAACATCTGAACGAAGAATTGGACTGACTGCCAAGGCGCGGCCAAAGCATGGCAGGCAGGTGAGGTGATTTTGATGTGTAAGCCGTTGGCGCCGTTGACATTGAAGCTGATGGTGAGAGTAGGCACGGACCGTAGAGAGAATGGGTATCGTGTTGAGGATGTGGGAGAGCAGTCGGGAGCGCaggtgggttggttgatggAAGTCGTGGGCAGTGATGGGACGGGAAGGCCTTGTGcagggaggttgatgggtgtAGGTGCCAGTGCTAATTTCCATGCCGGTGCCAGTGCTAGGTCGATTCCAGGGCTAGTGAGGGTGCCAATGAGGAcctgggtggtggatgtgatgatggatgtcATGATGGAtatgggtggtgttgagaaaGGGTTAGGTTTAGTAGAGAGCGGTGAGGGTTGGCAGTATTGGATGTGGGTACCTTGATGGGCAGGCGCGAGGTGCCCCACAATatcggaggtggtggtcatcGGTTGCTGGTCATCCATCTCAGTCAACACCGCAGACATAACTGAGATACGTGCCCTGTTGGCCTTCCTGAGAGAGAACAATTCTGGGGGTAGAAGTAATGAGAAGCGCCGATAAAAGGAAGCTCCGAGTCGGGGCCGCTAACCGCCAAAACAGAAAGAACTCGGGTTTGTAAATAGGACAATGTTCCGAACTCAACTCATTTTGATCATGATTCATAAACGGTGATCCAACATCAAATCGCAATAGTCTCAAGCTTGACTGCAAGCAGAGTTAACCTATTGTTCAAAgacatcttttttttccaaaTTGCACCATGCATTGTTCTGTTGTACAAGTCTATTATTCACAGTTCATCATCCTAAAAATATTCGTCTATTTAAGTACGAGAACTTCttccctcatcatcatccaagtttttctcatcatcatccttctcATGCCCACTATTTGAGCTTTCTGACTATTCATCCCAGTATCCCGCAAAGCCTCAAATCATCACGAACACCAACACTTACAAACCAATCACCCCAAACAACAGGCACCATGTGTGTTTTCTATGAGTGGTTCTACTCCTGCAGTTGCAAGGTGCCGGGGTTGCTGCAATGCATCCACTGGTGTCCCGACGAGGAGCCCTGCCAATACCCTAGACCGCCAATCAAGAAGCATATGGACCATTCTTGCCCGCAGCTTCAGCGGGAGGGTAGACGCCTTCATCATGCAGGTGAGAAAGTGCGTAGGTAGTGAATAGCAGGTGACCTTTTTCCCTGGTAGAGGAGGCGGTAGGATTAAGATGGTGGTCGATTTCTTCCCCTGGTGGGGAGACGAGGATGGCAAGTGTCATTCTAGATCATATTGTTATAAACATGTCCTTTTTTACCATCAAGAACTAATACTATACCATACTTGTGCTAATTGTGATGTGATATCTATCATCTGACTTCTTCTTTACCAGGCACCTTTTTCGTTAGGAACTTGGAGAGAGATATACCAACTGTAAAGACCTTGGCAGTACGTCTACAGATATTGTTTAAGGACGCCCCATCGTCTCAACAACTTTATTGTTCATGGAACAAATTGAGTAGTACACAGGCTAATCACACAGTACAACCACCAAAGCATTGTATCAACTGCATCCTATTATCAATAACCCCATTGCCAACCCTCActaccccctcccaacaccatTATTTAAGCGCCACCCTTTCCTCACCATTCAtctcagcttcttctcatcatcatcagtaCATTTATACACTCGAGACGTTTTGACAAAGTCTCCCCCCTaacccaaaccaaactcTCAACAAACCATTCCACTTCACTTACACAACCATGTGTGAATACGAGCAATAGTTCCTCGCCTGTGGGTGTCCTGCTGGCTCTGTCCAGGTGTCCTACCTCTGCGCTGAGGTCAGAATTGCTGGCTGAGCTTGCCAGAGCCCTCAACCGATTATTAGGCGATATCATCAGCACATGTGTGCTGTtcatactcctcctcctcctaagAAGAGACGGAGTTACAAGCAGGTGAGTTGTTGAGAAAACATGACAGTACTTCCACAGGTGGGGAAGGATAAGACGTGTTTTGGTAGAATGCCTACAGGTAAGTAAgtgaatggtggtggtgatcaaccaacccctttTTTATCTTTGGGAATTTTGATTCCAAAAACGAATgaatttcttttttcttggaCTTCTATTATCTTTTATCCTTGATGTAATTGTGCTTTGTGATTACGATACTATATATTTGACCTCATATATGTCTTTCTCTCTGTCTGACTGTTGACGGAAGACTTCAAGGACTTGCAAAGACTCCTCTTACCTAACTCAAGACCATTGAGTAAATGTCCTTTCACCAAATGTTACGAGATTTACACACAATTTAAGTGTGTATGTAAAGCTGGTGCAGTATGGTAGGTACTAAACAATAGGCTTACAAAGTCACAGATCATAAAAGTGACACAGATCAATCAACAATATACACAACAAACGCATGAACTGGCACACAATATTTCTTTCGAAAGatctttttttattttgatcatcacccccaccacagctcCCACCAGGGGAGGGAGCTAGGTTTTATTAGTATATTATGAACTTACCCGTCATGTCTCAAAGATGACTGACTGTCTTCTGCAAACTTAACAGAACCTGTCATCCTCACATTTCTCGCAACAAGACAAAATATACTCGCGCATGAAAATCCACTCCACACAGACCCAAAGCCACATGGGCGCTTTTCTCGGCGCGGACCACATGGCCGGGGATGATGCAGCCGCAGCCGTAGCAGTATTGGGTGTGAATGCacatgttgttgttgttgttgttgggtggtgtggatggATGCGAGCAAAGTGTTGTTGTGAGAGGTGGAgagatgatgtggtggttggttacTTACCGGAAGTAGTaaatggtgatgatgatgatgatgatgggatgagagGATTTGAGGCGGGGAAGAGCGGGTTTATATATCTATCTGATGGGACAATGGACTGTGGTCGAATGAATAGTAAAGGCTTTGTCTTCCTTCGTGTTCGCTGGGTTCAATTTCTTAAAATAGTAAGTGGCACTATTAAGAACAATGCTTTATCTCTTCATCTTGCCTTCTGAGAAGGTACACAAAATAGGCTGATAGGagagggtaggtaggtaagcaAGCTTTGTTTTACAGGCATCTCAGCCATAAAAGCTCTCGTAGCAGTTCGCTCACATACTTGCTGCAAACAGATGCGTCGCAATAACACACCTAGGTACGTCAGTAGGCCTTCTTCTAGGATTCAGTCTTTGTTTGAAGTTTGAAGACATCGTAAGAGCGCGGGTTGCGACACAGAACAGCATCTCTTCTTCCAGGTAATAGGAAGTTGATAATCAGGCAAAGAAACAACGGCCATTTCGTACATAGGTAGGTAATCACATTCAAATTTCAATGGTCAAGAAGAGAAATGAATACTCCAGAGGAAAAaagtttttttattatatcaAATATGTCCAAAAATGATCAACTCATCAATCAACCCAACGAAGTCTCCTACCTCATCCCctcactcctcccaccatgGGAGAAGTTTTGTGTCGTAAATGATCACGGCGGTGCTGAAATAATAGTATTGTCTGAAGGGCAAAagtgtttgttttgttgtaACAGGTGTTGTACTGGAGTGCTGAAACCATGTGATTGTCCTCAAAGTAGTGCTACTAACACCTGCCCATCCGGTATCTTTGTCCACTTAGCAATGAACACGTTAAGCAGGTTAACAGCTCTGTTTCCAGTTGCCAAAGCAATGTTCCATGTGGGCTCTGGCTCATGAACAATCTCATTATCCTCTCCAGTTGAGCCTCAAGGCTTTCATCTATTTAGGAGCAGCTATCAAGTGCATTGCCGTCATGGATTCTTGTTTCCCACCAAATTATTCTAGGAAGTTCAACCGCAACACAGAATAGCCAAGCACCATGGATATCATGGACCTAGTTCACTTGGGGTTCAAGTTTTTGGAGATGGGGCTTTTCATCGTATATGCGGTTTTCGCCTTCTGTATTTTGTATATTGTGTGGTTCACTGCCGTGGcagtggtgttttgggtgCTACCGGAGACAATCGTAGTGCGCCATAGACATATCCCGTTGAGATTTAGTCTCGACTTTTAGTTGGAGTCTGAAGTCAAGTATTGTCAAGGATCTGGTTCTATAGACATGACCCAAGCTGAGTGAGAGccaacaaaataaaaaaccGAATTTATCAAAAATATCATCTACCTACGTTCCCAATGTTACCTTGTGTATATCTCATATCTACTAACGACTGTATTATCTCCCAGAACACGTACCCAGTGAATGTAATTTTAGAGATTACCTATCAGAGTACTGATAAAGGCATAACACCAAAGACTGCCGGCCATATAATGAGTATACCTCTGCTCTGGAGTTAAAAAGAGGTATCGGCAAGGAACCTCCGTATAAGTACCAACCAGCTTTCCAGCATTTCTTCCACGAACAGAAGCATATGCGGCTCCATGACGCCAATTATTGCAAGAGAAAGACCAACTGACTTGAAACAGAGTGAGTGATGTAGATACTTCAGTATTCTTCTCTATAAACGGTCATCATCCGTAttataatatcgttattCGTACCACAACATTATCCAGATGTCGGTCTACTTAGCATCCTTACCTTTCTGTCATGCCTCATCTCTTCTCTCATGACCATTATCAAACTCTCGAGCCATTTTGATAGATAGGTATCTACCTACGTAAAGACTCGGACATCAACAcgtcaccaacccaaccaaccaaaccaccaccaacaccaaccacatATCTCATTCAAGATGTTTGAATACTACGCCAACTACGTCTACTGCGGCTCTGAGACTATTCCCGGCAGAGAGAAAATCTGGACATGCCACCCTGTTATTACCCATCAGGTTCTTGAATGCTCCAACCCTGTTGTCGCGCCGAAAGCACGAGATTGGCCCTGCTCTATTCACCAGCCCGGTGTTCCCGATCCTCTGGACAAGGACAATGATGGGAAACTGGAGATCAAGCGGGAGAACAGGATCAGAGAGAAATTCGATTTTCTCACTTAAGATACTCCCAACTTGAATGACTCGGACGAAGAGCCAAGCGTGGAGGAAGGCAAAGAGGCAAGCGTAGAGcaaggtaagtaaggtaagtaaggtaagtaaggtaagtaaggtaagtaaggtaagtaaggtaagtaaggtaagtaaggtaagtaaggtaagtaaggtaagtaaggtaagtaaggtaagtaaggtaagtaaggtaagtaaggtaagtaaggtaagtaaggtaagtaaggtaagtaaggtaagtaaggtatGTCAAGGCAAAGTAGGTGAGGCAAGTATTAATCACTGTGTGATGACAACCAAAACATAAATGCAATAAAAACactcttttttatttttaacAACACTGTTCTTAACTCTGGATGACATATTCCTGACCGTAATCATGTGTATTCTTCTCAAGATCGAGGGATTAAAGATAAGGTAACTCGATGCCTCCATGATGACCTCAGAATTGTAAATGTTTGCTTGAACCTCACCCTTACCTAAGTTACCTGAACTTACTAGAGACCTACCGTTAGCCATATTGAACCATCCCGGGAAGTCCAGCTACAGCCTCTTCTCTGCAAAGTTAATTCTGCGCCTCAAAAGCCTACCTACCAAGCACCGTTTGTGAATGAAGCTATTCAGGACTCAAGACAAAGCCCAATATACGGGGAAGATAGGAAGAATAGAACAGACAAAGACATCAATCCCTAATGTAAAATCCCATCAGACAATCCCATTGTATATTCTCCGCTACACAAATCCCCACAGACTATACAATCAActcttccaccccatccatctcacCGCAActtctcatcatcgtcattgtcactcactcactcacacccatcaccaatcTACCAacgtccaccacctcaagcAGGTAAGTATttacccccctttcccctctccccccactcaacccacaacaacagcacaaaATGTGCATCTACACCTCCAACATCTGGGCCTGCGGCTGCGTGGTCAAGAACAAACCCGCCGTCCGCACCCATCCCTGCAGCCACGTTCTTCAGGGGGCCGCTTGCCCTACCCCGGCGGCAATCACTGTTCGGGCAGTTTACATTGATGGGAAGTGCTAACGTCATTATATGGAGCATAGGGGTCGTGAGCATCGTGGGGATGGGAGATATAACTAAACTAACTAACTAGGTGGGTTGAGTAAAAAAGTGTTTGAGAAAAAGCTCTtccttttttccttcccctgGTGGGAAAAGGGAGAGTTTGAGGTGAGTAGGTAGCGACGAGGGTAATGagaattaatatataattttaATTAAATGTGAAaacttttttctcttgatgAAGTACTGGAACGGTTTGATGTTATTGTGATTTAGGTATATCGCTGTGAAGTTTGTAGTTGCCTAAGCTGCTTAATATGATAACTCGAGTGTCGAGACCTCGAAGGGCCTGCCCGGCTTCTCGGAGCAGTTGTGATTTTATTCCTAGATGTACCGGTAATTCTGCCGCCTGGTGTGAGTAGGTGCCTGTAGAGAGTCCCTAAGTTCTGTGACAGGAAGGAGACGCTTTACTATTGGCCCTGGTGAATAATCGGTGGCACGGGATACCACGCCCTGTGAATGACATGATCAGATAGACCAGATAAAGAATGAGCTTATGTACTCTCACTTCAACCACAGCTCTCAACCACAGATTaaacctcccaacccaacctccaatACCCTCCCACAATGCGCCTCGGCTTCCTAGGTCTAGGCACAATGGGCACCCCCATGGCCCTCAACCTATCCCACCACTTCCCCCTCACAGTCTGGAACCgctccccctcaaaatacccccccctcctccaacccggCAGCACTGCCAAACCAGccgcaacccccctccaactaATCCACCAATCCGACCTCATCTTCCTAATGCTCTTCAACGAACaagccatcctctccatcctcacccccgaCCTAatcccccacctccgcaACAAAACCCTagtcaacacctcctccgtctccgtcCCCTTCAGTCAGCACCTCAACACCTCAATCACAACCGCAGGCGGCACCTTCATCGAGATGCCCGTCAGCGGCAGCAAAATCCCAGCCCAGCAAGGCCGTCTAGTCGGCATGCTAGCTgcaaacaacccctccctcgcaGACAGCATCAGAACTTACATCCAGCCCATGACCAGCGCAGCCATCTACTGCGGCCCCGTCGGCTCCGGCCTCAAGATGAAATACGCCGTCAACaccttcctcatcaccgtGACCGTCGGCTTGGCCGAGGCCGCGAACCTGGCTTCGGCACAGGGGCTGGACCTTGACGCCTTTGGGCAGGTGCTCGAGGCTGGGCCGATGGCCTCTGCTTACTCAAAGCTTAAAGTTGACAAGATTCTCAGAGAGGATTGGTCAGCTCAGGCTACCATAAAGGACTGCTACAACAGCACTCAGCTTATCACGGCCGCTGCGGAAGGTGCAGGCGCCGAGACGCTCTTGACCCAGTTGTGTGGCTCATTATACAAGCGGGCGATTGAGTCTGGGCTTGCTGACGAAGACATGATATCTGTGGTCAAGTGTCTTCCAAAAAGAGGCGATGAAGAGTGTTGTGATAAAAAAGGGGGCTTTCAAGGTTGAGAATGAGGGAAAGTAAGAGAGAATTCCGGGATGTCTATGAATGGGGTTGGCAAGTTGGGATGGTTATGAAGGTTAAAAGTCTTCAATAATAAGAGGAGCTGCCTATTCGTCTCGCCAGGGACTTGCGCAGAGCTAATTCTCCTTCCAGCCCTTCattcctcgtcatccccctcatcacccctcTTGGCTAGCTCCTCCTCAGTAATTACCTCGAGTGTAAAGTTAGCCTGGCACGACACGAGATCCTTGCCACCGCGCGTCACTGTGCACGTCACTGTGTACGTGGTTGGCGACATGAGCGGTGGCTCGACACCGTCCTTTTGCTTCACGATACCGCCGTCCTGGCCCGCGGCCGTGATGAGCTCAAAGCTGTTGGCGTCGAGCGGGGGCGAGATGGACCAGCGCATGGCATCACTCGGCTCATAGTCGAATTTCGGGTAGTTGCGTTCATTCTGGTTGGGTCAGCATGTGTCAGCATTTTCCTAATTGTGTATATGATGTTGGCAAGTAGGGTGGAATTTACCTTGAGTTTGTTGGTCAACACCCACTTGGGCGAGCTGTACTCCAAGTTTCCAGGGCCCATTGCCTCCATTTCAACCTCCCAGACATAAAATGGCACCGCAGGCCCTGGTAGCTCCGGCCGGGGTCCGTGACCCTGGCGGTACATTATGTCCCTGAGGCGATACTTCTTGGCAGCCTCTTCATACTTTCCAACATCCACCAGTACCAGTCCACCGGGCTGCTTGTTACCTCTGTCAAAGGTGCGCCCCAGATCGAGGTTGCCTCGGCGAATACGCGCCTTGCTTGCCAGCACGTTTTTCTTGCCGTCAACCTTTGGCGGCTCTAGGACCTCGACCTCCCACTGCAAGGAAGGAAGCAACGCCTTCCACTCGGGGTCGGCGCCGGGGCGTTGCTTAACGATggcgttgttgctgccgtccGTCGACAAATACCACAGCACTGCTCGCTTGCGGTCCTTCTCCTGGATGATGCGCTTGGTGTAGATCAAGCTCTTGCCATAGGCGTCTGTCTCAAAGCTCCAGATGGTGTCGGATGTATAGTCTAGAGCGTCGCCGAGATCGACGGCGCCCTCGGTCTTACCGAGATGCAGATACTTGGCGTCAATGGAGCTGGTGTCTTCCTGGCCAATATCGCCGGCCCGCCGCATTGGCCCCTTGAAAGTCAGGCCAGGAAGGGATGGGTTTTGGTCGACAGCAGGCACAGTACGAATGTAGTCGGATGCTTGCATCGGGTTGTCTACCCAAAGTCCTGCGGGCCGGGCCTTGTCTTCTACAAACTTCTGGATTGGATCGCGGTGGTCTGGACGTGAGGTAATCAGCAAGGAAGAAGCGTACACGTGGAGGTTCAGAAGTGACGGGTACATACCGGTGGTAAAATACCAGACAAGAAACAAGATTATTCCGATGACAGCAAAGACGATAGCGATAGGCCCTGACCATGCGGCAACGAGAGCGAGACCTGAATAGGCAGCCCCGAGACCTAGACCGAGAGGAATTAGGAGTCAGTCTCACCACTCTGGGCCATCAAGACGACTGGGAGGGTGAACTTACCTGCGGCAACCCATCCGAGGATAATTCCGGCCACTTGAATGACAGATGAAGTGAACATGATCCAGTCCATCGCCTGGAGCAAACCGTCCTTGTTCGAGTCGAGTTCGATGAGGATCAAGACGATACTGACAATGCCCAGGACCACGCTAGTGAGAAAGAGTCAGCCATGTTGCCACACACAAACAAAGCCCCTTCATTTGGGCTGAATGGAAGAAACTCACCCAAGAACAGCCCCCATGAACTCCCCAACATTCCTGCCAAATATCTTCTCAAATCTGCTGAACTCgagcaacccctcctccttggcagcaATTCGAGCAGCCAAGTCCTTGGTCTGCTCGGCAGTACGAGTGAACCAGCTGCCGAATCCCTTTTGAACCCGCAAAGCGCCATTCTCAATCTTGTTGACGGCACCTTCCCAGCCAAAGGCGGTACCAAGCTTCTCATACCACCGCTTAGCGGCCATGTCGCCCCAGAATTGGTACAAACGCAAGGTGCCTTGGGCAACTTCGATGATGAGCATACCAGCCAGACCGCCGAGGGCACTGCATGCTCTGTCAGTTTCTCAAGTCAAAAGTACTGGAAAACAAACAGAAAGAAACTTACAATCCCCACTTCACCTTCTGCTCTGGCGACATGCTCCTCCATTCGCCAGTCAAAAGAGGCTGGACGAGTACGACAACACTGGTGAGGACGGTAAGCACCCGGACTGAATTGGCAATTTTGGCAACATTCTGAAACCATGGCCTGTTGTACAGTTCACGATGCCATAACTCAATCGTGGCACCCCATGAGCCCAAGGTGCTACTGGTGCGGGAAAGCGCAAACAACATCTTGAAAACCTTGCGGCGCAGTTCGTCCTGTTGATAGAGCAGCAGCGCGGCCTCGATGGCCTCCTTGTGCGCCTCCATGTCGATATTCTGGTACTGCTTGATGTACTGATCCAGACACTCCTTTACCAAGTCGTCAATGTCCTGCTTTGTGTTGCCGGTCAGGTCGACCATCTGCGGGATGATTGCCGTCATCTGGTACAGCCTGACTTCTTCATTGAAGGCTTGCATAAAGCTCTTGCCTCCAGGCTTcgtgttgttggcgttgTCCTCAAGAATGCCAAACAGCGTGTTCAACTGCTTCAACCGCATGGCCACGGAGCTCGACACACTGCCAGACATGTACTGGCCGTACCACATCTTGACGGCCGAGTTTTGGACCCAGTACAGAAGCTGCATAGCCCAATACAAGTTCTTGTCGCGCGCCCATTTGGCCAAGTTGTCGATCTCAGCAAGGGCGCTTGTGAGGTTCTTTTCAAAGTCAGGATTGCCGGCGCCGAGTCCCGATGTCTTGGCTTTGAACTGCTCCTTCATTCTGTCGGCAAACTTCTTCAAGTCTTCCTTGTGGCCCCCATTGCGTTGATCAGACAGGAACTCCTTCATGGCGGGAAACTTCTCGAAATAGCGGTACCGATAGAGCTTGGCCGAGTGCCGCTTGTAGACCTCACTCTCGGCAGGGATCGACTTGAGCCGTGCAGCTGCGCGAGCTCCGTTGCAGTGTTTGCCCCATTCGGTAGTGCCTTGTGCAAGCACAGACGTGATAAGGGGAACCTGGAGCGTTTTGTACCACGCTGCATTGCCCGGATCGTCATTGGCGACTGCCAGCACCTCAGGCTCAAGGTGTACTTGAGAAGCGCTGATGAAGGTAGTCC from Podospora pseudoanserina strain CBS 124.78 chromosome 7 map unlocalized CBS124.78p_7.2, whole genome shotgun sequence includes these protein-coding regions:
- a CDS encoding uncharacterized protein (EggNog:ENOG503PAWI; COG:I), whose translation is MRLGFLGLGTMGTPMALNLSHHFPLTVWNRSPSKYPPLLQPGSTAKPAATPLQLIHQSDLIFLMLFNEQAILSILTPDLIPHLRNKTLVNTSSVSVPFSQHLNTSITTAGGTFIEMPVSGSKIPAQQGRLVGMLAANNPSLADSIRTYIQPMTSAAIYCGPVGSGLKMKYAVNTFLITVTVGLAEAANLASAQGLDLDAFGQVLEAGPMASAYSKLKVDKILREDWSAQATIKDCYNSTQLITAAAEGAGAETLLTQLCGSLYKRAIESGLADEDMISVVKCLPKRGDEECCDKKGGFQG
- a CDS encoding uncharacterized protein (EggNog:ENOG503PA1V), encoding MADAMSYLASAHSSSGGACRGPQSRAYRRALHRYAKQINALPSCKFNLLKPQEFFSHLGPDAKAFHKNNPQCFGLPRSYSVRVVQDDNAQAAPAAAQAIEGKTIVIGQHGSDSSGLQLGSVGVKPSDVNWFSSTNSYVFDTVLEQPSAQLFPQLKASRVSGYVSLEGNAPAASIAIGSDVINVELDKKASWYDVEVAANAGAYLDTHKSTLAWDVKSDKWTNASWEEGKFTWGYDIANRGNDLQEDWVAENMFLDNYSDPPTEFNLTMDLYGPDYTCIIGESTDDGAFINTTITNRRLVPPAPAQRSQSAIKSVFPVKWKIQMTPFADSFVGAYEDSEGVIYAVKGSLRLEESADESVVAASMTEDLSVVEGTEKSFSAMSVAEAPSFIMAAAADAPPKAKLAVHQLMTFDPMVQDKEDPSGYRDSVATVAMKDFQNIIIYHMDEDLRTTFISASQVHLEPEVLAVANDDPGNAAWYKTLQVPLITSVLAQGTTEWGKHCNGARAAARLKSIPAESEVYKRHSAKLYRYRYFEKFPAMKEFLSDQRNGGHKEDLKKFADRMKEQFKAKTSGLGAGNPDFEKNLTSALAEIDNLAKWARDKNLYWAMQLLYWVQNSAVKMWYGQYMSGSVSSSVAMRLKQLNTLFGILEDNANNTKPGGKSFMQAFNEEVRLYQMTAIIPQMVDLTGNTKQDIDDLVKECLDQYIKQYQNIDMEAHKEAIEAALLLYQQDELRRKVFKMLFALSRTSSTLGSWGATIELWHRELYNRPWFQNVAKIANSVRVLTVLTSVVVLVQPLLTGEWRSMSPEQKVKWGFALGGLAGMLIIEVAQGTLRLYQFWGDMAAKRWYEKLGTAFGWEGAVNKIENGALRVQKGFGSWFTRTAEQTKDLAARIAAKEEGLLEFSRFEKIFGRNVGEFMGAVLGVVLGIVSIVLILIELDSNKDGLLQAMDWIMFTSSVIQVAGIILGWVAAGLGAAYSGLALVAAWSGPIAIVFAVIGIILFLVWYFTTDHRDPIQKFVEDKARPAGLWVDNPMQASDYIRTVPAVDQNPSLPGLTFKGPMRRAGDIGQEDTSSIDAKYLHLGKTEGAVDLGDALDYTSDTIWSFETDAYGKSLIYTKRIIQEKDRKRAVLWYLSTDGSNNAIVKQRPGADPEWKALLPSLQWEVEVLEPPKVDGKKNVLASKARIRRGNLDLGRTFDRGNKQPGGLVLVDVGKYEEAAKKYRLRDIMYRQGHGPRPELPGPAVPFYVWEVEMEAMGPGNLEYSSPKWVLTNKLKNERNYPKFDYEPSDAMRWSISPPLDANSFELITAAGQDGGIVKQKDGVEPPLMSPTTYTVTCTVTRGGKDLVSCQANFTLEVITEEELAKRGDEGDDEE